The Acidicapsa ligni genome has a window encoding:
- a CDS encoding carboxypeptidase-like regulatory domain-containing protein: MRFTSFSLRAVALLVLAAGTFAMADSIDGTVTNKTNGKPSVGDKVTLLSLSAGLDEVGTAKTDARGHFTLNRPTAAPYLIKVEHQKGAYFKNVPPNVTSVEITVYDVATKVEGVSTEADVLRVEADSGQLKVTENYFVKNVSSPPRTESSEHTYEVVMPADAVLDGAATVGPSGMPLAATPDPVTPKGHYAFSFPIRPNEGDQGTRFQLSYHVPYSGSYKFTPKVMQDTDNLAVMVPKGMKFEPGAGTSYQTVPPDGTDGQTFLVRGVKPGEPLEFAISGTGTWPREAQGGGAGMAGGPQGPQVGGDAAPQGGPNGAPGGGLGNPIDTPDPLSKYKYWILGALALVLAAAAAFLLKKPAGEVAVAPPAAPEPQIAAFAVPVESKRQLLLEALKEELFAIESEKIAGKLSPEEYVDLKAALETVLRRALGRS; this comes from the coding sequence ATGCGATTTACTTCTTTTTCTTTGCGGGCGGTGGCTCTGCTGGTGTTGGCTGCGGGCACGTTTGCGATGGCCGATTCGATTGATGGCACGGTTACGAACAAGACCAATGGCAAGCCTTCGGTGGGCGATAAGGTTACGCTGCTGAGCCTTTCGGCGGGGCTGGATGAGGTGGGGACGGCGAAGACGGATGCTCGCGGGCATTTCACGCTGAACCGGCCTACGGCTGCGCCTTATTTGATCAAGGTGGAGCACCAGAAGGGCGCTTACTTCAAGAACGTGCCGCCTAATGTTACTTCGGTAGAGATTACGGTTTATGACGTGGCGACGAAGGTCGAGGGGGTTTCGACTGAGGCGGATGTGCTGCGTGTCGAGGCCGATAGCGGGCAATTGAAGGTGACGGAGAACTACTTCGTTAAGAACGTCTCTTCTCCGCCTCGCACGGAGTCGAGTGAGCATACGTACGAAGTAGTGATGCCTGCAGATGCGGTGCTGGATGGTGCGGCGACGGTGGGGCCGAGCGGGATGCCGCTGGCGGCTACTCCGGACCCGGTTACGCCGAAGGGGCATTATGCATTTTCGTTCCCGATTCGCCCGAATGAGGGAGACCAGGGGACGCGCTTTCAGTTGAGCTATCACGTGCCTTACTCGGGCAGCTACAAGTTCACGCCGAAGGTGATGCAGGATACGGACAACCTGGCGGTGATGGTGCCGAAGGGCATGAAGTTCGAGCCGGGAGCGGGGACCAGCTATCAGACGGTTCCTCCGGATGGGACGGATGGACAGACGTTCCTGGTGCGGGGCGTGAAGCCGGGCGAGCCGCTGGAGTTTGCGATTTCCGGCACTGGAACCTGGCCGCGTGAGGCACAAGGTGGCGGTGCGGGGATGGCCGGTGGTCCGCAGGGGCCGCAGGTGGGCGGGGATGCTGCGCCGCAAGGTGGTCCGAATGGGGCGCCGGGCGGTGGTTTGGGGAATCCTATCGATACTCCTGACCCGTTGAGCAAGTACAAGTATTGGATTCTGGGTGCGCTGGCACTGGTGTTAGCTGCTGCGGCGGCGTTTCTGCTGAAGAAGCCGGCGGGGGAAGTTGCTGTTGCTCCGCCTGCTGCGCCGGAGCCACAGATTGCTGCTTTCGCTGTACCTGTGGAGAGCAAGCGTCAGTTGTTGCTGGAGGCGCTTAAGGAGGAGCTGTTCGCGATTGAGAGTGAGAAAATTGCGGGCAAACTTTCTCCGGAAGAGTATGTGGATTTGAAGGCGGCGCTGGAGACGGTTTTACGGCGGGCTTTGGGTCGGAGTTAG
- a CDS encoding ZIP family metal transporter gives MLKLSLLLGTIAALADVVGGLVLVRARGVQRYLRYFVALGAGFLMATAVLEMLPESLKLDMKLAPVLVMAGYCALHFLEHTIVAHFHFGEETHHGEFVSAKTSYSVLGGLAVHALFDGVAIGSGFALSGALGMLIFLAILLHKAPEGFTMASVMLASGKSRTAAFFSAVALAGATLLGVLVIGMVPQLVRYGLPVSAGVALYVAATDLVPEVNREPGIKMALVFFAGVAGFLLLRMIMPAV, from the coding sequence ATGCTTAAACTTTCTTTGCTGTTGGGGACGATTGCTGCGCTGGCGGATGTGGTCGGCGGCCTGGTGCTGGTCAGGGCCAGGGGTGTGCAGCGCTATTTGCGTTATTTTGTGGCTCTTGGTGCGGGTTTTTTGATGGCTACTGCTGTCCTGGAGATGCTGCCAGAGAGTCTCAAACTGGATATGAAGCTGGCTCCGGTATTGGTGATGGCGGGGTATTGTGCGCTGCATTTTCTGGAACACACGATTGTGGCGCATTTTCATTTTGGAGAAGAGACGCATCACGGCGAATTTGTGTCGGCGAAGACCAGCTATTCGGTGCTGGGAGGGCTGGCGGTTCATGCGCTGTTTGATGGAGTGGCGATCGGCTCGGGGTTTGCTTTGTCCGGCGCGCTGGGGATGCTGATCTTTCTGGCCATTCTGCTGCACAAGGCTCCGGAGGGGTTCACCATGGCGAGCGTGATGCTGGCCAGTGGGAAGAGCCGGACGGCGGCGTTTTTCTCGGCTGTGGCGCTGGCTGGGGCTACTTTGCTGGGAGTCCTGGTGATCGGGATGGTTCCGCAACTGGTGCGGTATGGGCTACCGGTTTCGGCGGGAGTGGCGCTGTATGTGGCGGCTACGGACCTGGTGCCGGAGGTGAATCGGGAGCCGGGGATCAAGATGGCGCTGGTGTTCTTTGCCGGGGTGGCTGGGTTTCTGTTGTTGCGAATGATTATGCCTGCGGTTTAA
- a CDS encoding UbiA family prenyltransferase: MPVETLIAQAEIEGLPASEISVRDRIVAHIRIARLDHSVKQIFILPGIVLAMALTGERLSLALTGKIVLGLVAATLIACSNYVINEILDAPCDRLHPTKKYRPAACGLVHIGWGYAQWIGMMLVGLALASTISLGFLYSAAALWVMGCVYNIPPVRSKDLPYIDVLSESINNPLRFCLGWYIVASMLLPPLSLLLSYWMLGAYFMALKRFSEYRQIGDGAVAASYRKSFHYYREESLLNSVVFYAATSMLFFGAFIMRYRMELILAFPLVAWLMAVYFGLSFHNESAVQNPEKLYREPKLMIALGLCICAFVVLLFVDLPWIGNAFPKSLP, from the coding sequence ATGCCTGTTGAGACGTTGATCGCCCAAGCAGAGATCGAAGGTTTACCTGCTTCGGAAATTTCCGTTCGTGATCGAATTGTTGCGCATATTCGGATAGCGCGGCTGGATCATAGCGTAAAGCAAATTTTCATTCTTCCGGGAATCGTGCTGGCAATGGCGTTGACTGGTGAGCGGCTGAGCCTGGCGCTGACCGGAAAGATTGTTCTCGGGCTGGTGGCGGCTACGCTGATTGCGTGCAGCAACTATGTCATCAACGAGATTTTGGACGCGCCGTGCGACCGGCTGCATCCGACCAAGAAATATCGTCCGGCGGCCTGTGGGCTGGTGCATATCGGCTGGGGTTATGCGCAGTGGATTGGGATGATGCTGGTTGGGCTGGCGCTGGCGAGTACGATTTCCCTCGGATTTTTGTATAGTGCCGCCGCGCTGTGGGTGATGGGATGTGTATATAACATTCCGCCGGTGCGCAGTAAAGACCTGCCTTATATCGACGTTCTGAGTGAGTCGATCAATAATCCACTGCGATTTTGCCTGGGGTGGTACATTGTGGCCTCGATGTTGCTGCCGCCGCTTTCGCTGCTGCTTTCTTACTGGATGCTGGGGGCTTATTTCATGGCTCTGAAGCGGTTCAGCGAGTACAGGCAGATTGGCGATGGAGCCGTGGCTGCCAGTTATCGCAAGTCTTTTCATTACTATCGGGAAGAATCGCTGCTGAATTCAGTGGTGTTTTACGCGGCGACTTCGATGCTGTTCTTTGGCGCGTTCATCATGCGATACCGGATGGAATTGATCCTGGCGTTTCCGCTGGTGGCGTGGCTGATGGCGGTGTATTTCGGGCTTTCCTTTCATAACGAAAGCGCGGTGCAAAACCCGGAGAAGCTGTACCGGGAGCCTAAGCTGATGATTGCGCTAGGGCTGTGCATTTGTGCTTTTGTGGTGCTGTTGTTTGTGGACCTGCCGTGGATTGGCAATGCTTTTCCAAAGTCATTGCCGTAA
- a CDS encoding chloride channel protein, translating to MADQSMFGKSDIKNQSDQLAKYPASRERRLFLVLPIFIGILTGLLVVCFRISIEWLRLTLLGKDLHGGDWRLLAVPTGAGLVIALLVRFVFPGARGSGLNQTKAAMYIHDGYISLRTMFGKLICTALALGGGFALGPEDPSLQIGAAIASTVSRRFRLTAENLRLFAPVGAAAGLAAAFNAPITALLFVIEEVVGNWNASVLGSIVLAAISGDAVSRWYFGDAPLFRIPELELRDPRELGAYAILGVAGGLASWLFASALRQLRPRLAALPHWTRLIQPPLAGLAIGLIGYLGFPQVLGVGYETINQAAGGGMAWKLLFALAILKMLATTLGFSSGTPGGMFAPTLFIGAMLGTGIGTLQQMWLPHLTGPIASYTMAGMGVLFAAFLRAPLTSVFMVLEVSGNYSIVAPVILANTVAYLIARKLDPVPIFEVFTKQEGLDLPSMEEMREEERLRVEDALGKPMVPILPARLPIGAAMVKAEHEVAVIVQFENGSGYALTPKELGEIGSSFAPETDVGSVVAARTEERLPVIYPDMSLEVTLHHFGRWPALLVRNRARATEAVGVLTEAEVLGCFRGAHTHYEKKS from the coding sequence ATGGCCGATCAGTCGATGTTTGGCAAGTCCGATATTAAAAATCAATCCGATCAATTAGCTAAATATCCGGCAAGCCGGGAGCGGCGTCTGTTTCTGGTGCTGCCGATCTTTATCGGGATTCTTACCGGGCTTCTGGTGGTGTGTTTTCGGATCTCGATTGAGTGGCTGCGGCTGACGTTGCTGGGCAAGGATTTGCACGGGGGCGACTGGCGGCTGCTGGCGGTTCCTACGGGAGCCGGGTTGGTGATTGCGCTGCTGGTGCGGTTTGTGTTTCCGGGGGCGCGTGGGTCGGGGCTGAACCAGACGAAGGCGGCGATGTACATCCACGATGGATATATTTCGCTGCGGACGATGTTTGGCAAGCTGATCTGCACGGCGCTGGCGCTGGGCGGCGGATTTGCGCTGGGGCCGGAGGATCCTTCGCTGCAGATTGGGGCGGCGATCGCTTCGACAGTGAGCAGGCGGTTTCGGCTGACGGCGGAAAATCTGCGACTGTTTGCGCCGGTGGGTGCGGCTGCGGGACTGGCGGCGGCGTTCAACGCTCCGATCACGGCGCTGCTGTTTGTGATTGAAGAGGTTGTCGGGAACTGGAATGCGTCGGTACTGGGGTCGATTGTGCTGGCGGCGATCTCGGGGGATGCGGTTTCGCGGTGGTATTTTGGCGATGCGCCGCTATTTCGGATTCCGGAACTGGAGTTGCGCGATCCGCGCGAGTTGGGCGCTTACGCGATTCTCGGCGTGGCGGGCGGGCTGGCATCGTGGCTGTTTGCGAGTGCGTTGCGGCAGTTGCGGCCGAGGCTGGCGGCTCTGCCGCATTGGACGCGGCTGATTCAGCCTCCGTTGGCGGGCCTGGCGATTGGGCTGATCGGATATCTCGGTTTTCCCCAGGTGCTGGGCGTGGGGTACGAGACGATCAACCAGGCGGCTGGCGGAGGGATGGCCTGGAAGCTGTTGTTTGCGCTGGCGATTTTGAAGATGCTGGCGACAACTCTAGGCTTTTCATCCGGAACACCAGGCGGCATGTTTGCTCCGACTTTGTTTATCGGAGCCATGCTGGGGACGGGCATCGGAACTCTGCAACAGATGTGGCTGCCGCACCTGACGGGGCCGATTGCGTCCTACACGATGGCGGGGATGGGTGTGCTGTTTGCGGCGTTCTTGCGGGCTCCGCTGACGAGCGTGTTTATGGTGCTGGAGGTGAGCGGGAACTACTCCATTGTGGCGCCGGTGATTCTGGCGAATACGGTGGCCTACCTAATTGCTCGCAAGCTCGATCCGGTGCCGATCTTTGAGGTGTTCACCAAGCAGGAGGGGCTGGATCTGCCCTCGATGGAAGAGATGCGCGAGGAGGAACGGCTGCGCGTGGAGGATGCGCTGGGGAAGCCAATGGTGCCGATTTTGCCCGCCAGATTACCGATCGGTGCGGCGATGGTGAAAGCGGAGCATGAGGTGGCGGTGATCGTCCAGTTTGAGAATGGAAGCGGTTATGCGTTGACACCGAAGGAGTTAGGGGAGATTGGGTCATCGTTTGCACCCGAAACGGATGTGGGCAGCGTGGTGGCGGCTCGTACTGAGGAGCGGCTGCCGGTGATCTATCCCGATATGTCTCTGGAGGTTACGCTACATCACTTTGGCCGGTGGCCGGCGTTGCTGGTACGCAATCGGGCACGGGCGACGGAGGCGGTGGGCGTGTTGACCGAGGCGGAGGTGCTGGGATGTTTTCGCGGGGCGCACACGCATTATGAGAAGAAGTCGTAA
- a CDS encoding ferritin-like domain-containing protein produces MKAIRTDEDVQRELLKRRQFLTTAGGAGVAAAAAFLLPGKANAVAPAQLDNTSGDTAEQILTAALIAEDLATVFYYNGLRGMVIEDPSLAGPGGTANKISSTGNAGNVSYLKAALIEEGTHATLFRNLLNSNVPSSDPYQTFYFPTGTFDTLGAFTSMLNALEDAFIGAYLAATLEFAQMATDSRANGVRQPRATGGYYGAHELQWFSQVCASILGVEAEHRVLGRDLSNTVPPNQYVYEQTDGIATVFNGSASAVAALTPFLAAGSGLTAYSLHDAVSGSQSYKIAISGTALPPQPPARGDGQ; encoded by the coding sequence ATGAAAGCGATCAGGACAGATGAAGATGTACAGCGTGAACTGCTGAAGCGTCGGCAGTTTCTGACCACGGCAGGCGGAGCGGGAGTTGCAGCGGCGGCAGCGTTTCTGTTGCCGGGGAAAGCCAACGCGGTAGCTCCAGCGCAACTGGACAATACTTCAGGGGACACGGCTGAGCAGATTTTGACAGCGGCTTTGATTGCTGAGGATCTGGCCACTGTTTTTTACTACAACGGTCTGAGGGGAATGGTGATTGAGGATCCAAGCCTGGCAGGACCGGGAGGAACGGCGAATAAGATTTCGTCGACCGGCAATGCGGGGAACGTGAGCTACCTCAAGGCTGCACTGATCGAGGAAGGAACGCACGCTACTTTGTTCAGGAATTTGCTGAACAGCAATGTCCCCTCAAGCGATCCGTATCAGACGTTTTATTTTCCGACCGGCACATTCGATACTCTTGGGGCGTTTACATCGATGCTGAATGCATTGGAAGATGCTTTCATCGGAGCATATCTGGCGGCAACGCTGGAATTTGCGCAGATGGCGACTGACAGCCGGGCCAATGGCGTACGTCAGCCCCGGGCAACGGGCGGCTATTATGGGGCGCACGAACTGCAGTGGTTTTCGCAGGTATGTGCATCCATCCTGGGAGTGGAGGCGGAGCATCGCGTTCTGGGCCGCGATCTTTCGAATACGGTTCCTCCGAACCAGTATGTCTATGAGCAGACGGACGGAATCGCGACTGTATTCAATGGAAGCGCTTCTGCAGTGGCAGCATTGACGCCGTTCCTGGCGGCAGGGTCGGGGCTTACGGCTTACTCGCTGCATGATGCTGTATCGGGTTCGCAATCGTACAAGATTGCGATTTCGGGAACAGCATTGCCGCCGCAACCTCCGGCGCGTGGTGACGGGCAGTAA
- a CDS encoding sensor histidine kinase: MLNLTQRLTLGCTLLVALSLTLAVWVHRELAPIGAAAGHTTKSLLILWTLSGCAILVAVGTLLLVLLPIQRLSKDIRRIASGDLAHRTEWGRQGTGGDSFGVIANEMNRLAVRLRELRETEAGRRQMEFQLSDAVLQSIFEPIIVTDSKGHVLKLNQSAAEVLGAGATDRMALINLANTPGGDRILDAIRNAVSMQKAVATEDEAALLPMRIGEHERSYRLRTTPMRDSEGRLLGAVTTLEDVTSLQDTDRFKTQFIAVASQKLRDPLLQLRRGLYALGMGFAGELRPLQTELVASAGQEAQKLDDLMADLIEVAELDSGKREPQLEKLRPYALLVDARNQVADEASHKGIRLEIKAFADLSHIQADRRAVRTILYNLLSNALRYTPEGGEVVLEAEERKKFIQFTVRDTGKGIATERLSTIFDRFSALSDSGTGLGLALVRRLVESLDGQISVESRLGHGATFRFTLPVAALELGHHPVEVG, from the coding sequence ATGTTGAACTTGACGCAGCGCCTCACGCTGGGATGTACGCTGCTGGTGGCGCTTTCGCTGACGCTGGCAGTGTGGGTGCATCGAGAGCTTGCGCCGATTGGAGCGGCGGCCGGGCATACGACGAAGAGCCTGCTGATCCTGTGGACGCTTTCGGGATGCGCGATCCTGGTGGCGGTGGGGACGCTGCTGCTGGTTCTGCTGCCTATTCAGCGGCTTTCCAAAGACATTCGAAGAATTGCTTCGGGCGATCTGGCGCATCGGACGGAGTGGGGCCGCCAGGGGACGGGTGGCGACAGTTTTGGGGTGATTGCCAACGAGATGAACCGGCTGGCGGTGCGGCTGCGGGAGCTGCGCGAGACGGAGGCCGGGCGGCGGCAGATGGAATTTCAACTGTCGGATGCGGTGCTGCAGTCGATCTTCGAACCGATCATTGTTACCGACAGCAAGGGACATGTGTTGAAGCTGAACCAGTCGGCTGCCGAGGTACTGGGGGCGGGCGCGACGGACAGGATGGCGTTGATCAACCTGGCGAATACTCCGGGGGGCGACAGGATTCTGGATGCGATACGAAATGCTGTGTCGATGCAGAAGGCGGTGGCGACGGAGGATGAGGCTGCGCTGCTGCCGATGCGGATTGGCGAGCATGAGCGCAGTTACCGGCTGAGGACGACGCCGATGCGCGATTCCGAGGGAAGATTGCTGGGGGCGGTGACGACGCTGGAAGATGTGACTTCGCTGCAGGATACGGACCGGTTCAAGACGCAGTTTATCGCCGTGGCTTCGCAGAAGTTGCGCGATCCGCTGTTGCAGTTGCGGCGCGGGCTGTATGCGCTGGGGATGGGGTTTGCGGGTGAGTTGCGGCCGTTGCAGACGGAGCTGGTGGCTTCGGCGGGGCAGGAAGCGCAGAAGCTGGATGATCTGATGGCCGACCTGATCGAGGTGGCGGAGTTGGACTCCGGCAAGCGCGAGCCGCAGTTGGAGAAGCTGCGGCCTTATGCGTTGCTCGTCGATGCGCGCAACCAGGTGGCAGATGAGGCGAGCCATAAGGGCATTCGGCTGGAGATCAAGGCTTTTGCGGATCTTTCGCATATCCAGGCGGATCGGCGCGCGGTGAGGACGATTCTGTATAACCTGTTGAGCAATGCTCTGCGCTACACTCCGGAGGGCGGCGAGGTTGTGCTGGAGGCTGAGGAACGGAAGAAGTTCATCCAGTTCACGGTTCGAGATACGGGCAAAGGCATTGCGACGGAGCGGCTGAGCACCATATTCGACCGCTTCAGTGCGTTATCCGATAGTGGAACGGGGCTTGGCCTGGCGCTGGTACGACGGCTGGTGGAGTCGCTGGATGGACAGATTTCAGTTGAGAGCCGGTTGGGGCATGGTGCGACATTTCGGTTCACCTTGCCGGTGGCCGCGCTGGAACTTGGGCACCATCCGGTTGAGGTGGGCTAA
- a CDS encoding universal stress protein, translated as MAELKLDRSTESAEPAKLRIYIGAAPGVGKTYHMLNDAHLLREQGADVVVGLVETHGRAETEAQIRDLEIVPLKQIPYRSVELKEMDVEAILARHPHTVVVDELAHTNVPGSKNRKRYEDVLDLLDAGINVLTAVNIQHLETLNDAVTRSANTTIRETVPDSIVKRADEVVNVDVTVDELRLRLRQGKIYSPEKIEQSLANFFRKGNLNMLRELALRTTAEQVGSQAAQYRRNQGLEQAPIPEKVMVCLSTRPGTEKLVRVGARVAGRLATNWFAVNVSGPDEYEGHDDPEAFQRLQEYQRMARDLGAQVVTLRDKNVADALIRFAQQESISHVVFGQSVRSRWEILLRGSVLNRFLAEVRDITVQVVPVQKIQRRDK; from the coding sequence ATGGCAGAGTTGAAGCTCGACCGTTCGACGGAATCGGCAGAACCGGCCAAGCTGCGCATCTACATCGGTGCGGCTCCTGGAGTGGGCAAGACCTATCACATGCTCAACGATGCGCACCTGTTACGAGAGCAGGGTGCCGACGTGGTTGTGGGGCTGGTGGAGACGCATGGACGCGCGGAGACAGAGGCGCAGATTCGCGACCTGGAAATTGTGCCCCTGAAGCAGATTCCTTATCGCTCCGTTGAGTTGAAGGAGATGGATGTCGAGGCGATTTTGGCGCGGCATCCGCATACGGTTGTGGTGGATGAGCTGGCCCACACGAATGTGCCGGGGAGCAAGAATCGAAAGCGGTACGAGGATGTTCTAGACCTGCTGGATGCGGGCATCAACGTGTTGACGGCGGTAAATATCCAGCACCTGGAGACGCTGAACGATGCGGTTACTCGTTCTGCGAACACGACGATTCGCGAGACGGTGCCCGATAGCATCGTGAAGCGCGCGGACGAAGTGGTGAACGTCGACGTGACGGTGGATGAGCTGCGGCTGCGGTTGCGGCAGGGCAAGATCTATTCCCCGGAGAAGATTGAGCAATCGCTGGCGAACTTCTTTCGCAAGGGCAACCTGAATATGCTACGCGAACTGGCGCTGCGGACGACGGCGGAGCAGGTTGGTTCGCAGGCGGCACAGTACAGGCGGAACCAGGGGTTGGAGCAGGCTCCGATACCGGAGAAGGTAATGGTGTGCCTGTCGACGCGGCCTGGGACGGAGAAGCTGGTGCGCGTGGGTGCGCGTGTGGCTGGGCGACTGGCTACGAACTGGTTCGCGGTGAATGTCAGCGGGCCGGATGAGTATGAGGGGCACGATGATCCGGAGGCATTTCAGCGCTTGCAGGAATATCAGCGCATGGCGCGGGATCTTGGTGCGCAGGTGGTCACGCTGCGGGACAAGAATGTTGCCGATGCGCTGATTCGGTTTGCACAGCAGGAGAGCATTTCGCATGTGGTGTTTGGGCAGTCGGTGCGCTCGCGATGGGAGATTCTATTGCGCGGATCGGTGCTGAATCGCTTTCTTGCCGAGGTGCGGGATATTACGGTGCAGGTGGTTCCAGTGCAGAAGATACAACGCAGGGATAAGTAG
- a CDS encoding DUF4149 domain-containing protein, giving the protein MKTLIRTLLMLSLIVWLGAEIFFPVVAAITFMNLAPDTHEAGLIVGALLRIMHVMGLVSGIVLVALLALAPAWGVFKPRTELASIGLVLVMMGLTAYSQFGILPAMDRDRAAAGGVVDAAAHDNPARVHFELLHRRSEHVEVGVLLLGIVVVALIANAETAAAARV; this is encoded by the coding sequence ATGAAGACGCTGATTCGGACTTTGTTGATGCTTTCGTTGATTGTCTGGCTGGGAGCGGAGATTTTCTTCCCGGTGGTGGCGGCGATTACGTTCATGAACCTGGCTCCCGATACGCATGAGGCCGGGTTGATCGTCGGGGCTTTATTGCGGATCATGCATGTGATGGGGCTGGTGTCCGGGATCGTGCTGGTGGCGTTGCTGGCGCTGGCTCCGGCGTGGGGTGTGTTCAAGCCACGGACGGAGCTGGCTTCTATAGGGCTGGTGCTGGTGATGATGGGGCTTACGGCTTATTCGCAGTTTGGAATTCTTCCGGCGATGGATCGGGATCGAGCGGCGGCGGGCGGGGTGGTCGATGCCGCGGCTCACGATAATCCGGCGCGAGTGCACTTTGAGTTGCTGCATCGCCGGAGCGAGCATGTGGAAGTTGGCGTGTTGCTGCTGGGGATTGTCGTGGTGGCGCTGATTGCGAATGCGGAGACGGCTGCGGCTGCGCGGGTGTGA